One part of the Marichromatium purpuratum 984 genome encodes these proteins:
- a CDS encoding tetratricopeptide repeat protein, whose amino-acid sequence MTQNNLGNALQEQGTRTGGEAGQRLLAEAVAAYRAALEVYTRAQLPQQWATTQNNLGTALQEQGTRTGGEAGQRLLAEAVAAYRAALEVFSLEHTAPYWVQTTRNLTATLLHLGDLPGLAAAIEDLLRAEPDNVKLYIVALSIYHEILFDFPAAERVSKVWVERHAYDLSARSKLAEALLTVGRLEEAVAALEGLLSQQSNGETPVEGVLDPDTELALRLLEIIANSGLGAKAALAGARNEAHTLLLGQPDSFAVGWSFQGTRHFVATDPAFEAERDQLLALLDAAGKDRDTLLSALHGIAVEPIADE is encoded by the coding sequence ATGACCCAGAACAACCTCGGCAACGCGCTCCAAGAGCAAGGCACGCGCACCGGCGGGGAGGCCGGGCAGCGACTGCTCGCCGAGGCCGTCGCCGCCTACCGCGCAGCCCTAGAGGTCTACACCCGCGCGCAGCTGCCGCAGCAGTGGGCGACCACCCAGAACAACCTCGGCACCGCGCTCCAAGAGCAAGGCACGCGCACCGGCGGGGAGGCCGGGCAGCGACTGCTCGCCGAGGCCGTCGCCGCCTACCGCGCAGCCCTAGAGGTCTTCAGCTTGGAGCACACGGCTCCTTACTGGGTGCAAACGACGCGCAATCTGACCGCTACACTTCTGCACCTGGGTGATCTACCGGGCCTGGCGGCCGCGATCGAGGATCTCCTTCGCGCCGAGCCCGACAATGTCAAGCTGTACATTGTGGCTCTGTCCATCTACCACGAGATCTTGTTCGACTTTCCGGCTGCGGAACGCGTAAGCAAGGTTTGGGTGGAGCGGCATGCCTATGATCTCAGCGCGCGAAGCAAACTCGCAGAGGCGCTTCTCACGGTGGGCCGTTTGGAGGAGGCGGTCGCCGCTTTGGAAGGCCTGTTGTCGCAACAATCCAACGGAGAAACTCCCGTTGAAGGTGTGCTCGATCCCGACACGGAGCTGGCCTTGCGCCTGCTGGAGATCATTGCGAATAGTGGGCTTGGAGCCAAAGCGGCTTTGGCTGGTGCCCGAAACGAAGCCCATACCTTGCTGCTTGGCCAACCGGACAGCTTCGCAGTCGGTTGGAGCTTTCAGGGCACCCGGCACTTTGTCGCAACGGATCCGGCGTTCGAGGCCGAGCGAGATCAACTCCTGGCGCTCTTGGACGCGGCCGGAAAGGATCGGGACACCTTGTTGTCAGCATTGCATGGAATTGCCGTCGAGCCTATTGCTGACGAGTAA
- a CDS encoding IS5 family transposase (programmed frameshift): MSRRYELPEEAWELIADLFSRPQRTGRPRRDDRLMLNGIFWVLCSGAAWRDLPERFGPWSTVYQRFRDWRDDGTFTKVLERLHIRLREDGLIDLETWMIDSTSIRATRAAAGGGKKGGPQEPLSHALGRSRGGLTTKIHLLCDAKGVPLSFLLSPGQHSDIRHAQPLLDQVRLPSAHRGRPRTRCRQLLADKGYDADDLRRYCDRRGIRPVIPQRQGVRKPRPGRPRILNKPSYRKRNVIERLFGWLKSCRRIATRYDKLAASFSAMFTLACIRRCLRHYFSYKT, encoded by the exons ATGTCGAGACGTTACGAACTCCCAGAAGAGGCCTGGGAGCTGATCGCCGATCTGTTTTCCCGTCCGCAGCGTACCGGTCGCCCACGCCGCGATGACCGCCTGATGCTCAACGGCATCTTCTGGGTGCTGTGCTCGGGTGCGGCGTGGCGCGACCTGCCTGAGCGCTTCGGTCCCTGGTCGACGGTCTACCAGCGGTTTCGCGACTGGCGTGACGACGGCACCTTCACCAAGGTCCTGGAGCGGTTGCACATCCGGTTGCGCGAGGATGGGCTGATCGATCTGGAGACCTGGATGATCGACTCGACCTCGATCCGTGCCACGCGCGCCGCCGCTGGCGGCGGAA AAAAAGGGGGGCCGCAGGAGCCGCTGAGCCATGCGCTCGGGCGCAGTCGCGGCGGCCTGACGACCAAGATCCACCTGCTCTGCGATGCCAAGGGCGTTCCCTTGAGCTTTCTGCTCTCCCCAGGCCAGCACAGCGACATTCGCCATGCCCAACCGCTGCTCGATCAGGTCCGCTTGCCCAGCGCTCATCGAGGTCGTCCGCGCACCCGTTGCCGCCAACTGCTCGCCGACAAGGGCTACGATGCCGACGACTTACGCCGCTATTGCGATCGGCGCGGCATCCGTCCGGTGATCCCGCAGCGCCAGGGCGTGCGCAAGCCCAGGCCTGGCCGTCCTCGGATACTCAATAAGCCCAGCTATCGCAAACGCAACGTCATCGAGCGGTTGTTCGGCTGGCTCAAGTCCTGCCGACGAATCGCCACCCGTTACGACAAGTTGGCGGCCAGTTTCTCGGCAATGTTCACGCTTGCTTGCATCCGTAGATGCCTCAGGCATTACTTTTCGTACAAAACGTAG
- a CDS encoding DUF4340 domain-containing protein, which produces MTTAIDMRWRADLRAPVVIALGAFLALQLLLALILGLGGAGVGAPAPSGAALFDLDPEAVARVSIAGPDDSEPLVLERGEDGWTLASLGDVPVREGQVARLLDTLGELRRTPPIATSDAALARFRVADDTFERRLVLADQGGEPLVTLYAGDSPGYRRLFARPAGETAVLDLPLALADLSNRAEDWIDTGLLRVEPEQITAIAGDGWRVARDGEGWQLEGATEGRSADQHAIDTLVRSVANLGYRTLLDAGTESAHGLDQPVLELDLTLETGTRHYRIGALDDGDYALRSDHLPHVFRLSRYDLGELLELEADDLTVVQEGATPAETESAAPAQLN; this is translated from the coding sequence ATGACAACGGCCATCGACATGCGTTGGCGCGCCGATCTGCGCGCGCCCGTGGTGATCGCGCTGGGCGCGTTCCTGGCGCTGCAACTGCTCCTCGCCCTGATCCTCGGGCTCGGCGGCGCCGGGGTCGGCGCCCCCGCCCCGAGCGGCGCGGCGCTCTTCGACCTCGACCCCGAGGCCGTCGCGCGGGTGAGCATCGCGGGCCCCGACGACAGCGAGCCGCTGGTGCTCGAACGCGGCGAGGACGGCTGGACCCTCGCCAGCCTCGGCGACGTGCCGGTGCGCGAGGGTCAGGTCGCGCGCCTGCTCGACACCCTGGGCGAACTGCGCCGCACCCCGCCGATCGCCACCAGCGACGCGGCCCTGGCACGCTTCCGCGTCGCCGACGACACCTTCGAGCGACGGCTGGTACTCGCCGACCAGGGCGGCGAGCCGCTCGTCACCCTCTATGCCGGCGACTCGCCCGGCTACCGCCGGCTGTTCGCCCGCCCCGCCGGAGAGACGGCGGTGCTCGACCTGCCGCTCGCCCTCGCCGATCTCTCCAACCGCGCCGAGGACTGGATCGACACCGGGCTGCTGCGCGTCGAGCCGGAGCAGATCACCGCCATCGCCGGTGACGGCTGGCGGGTCGCGCGCGACGGCGAGGGCTGGCAACTGGAGGGCGCGACCGAGGGCCGCAGCGCCGACCAGCACGCCATCGACACCCTGGTACGCAGCGTCGCCAACCTCGGCTATCGCACCCTGCTCGATGCCGGGACCGAGTCCGCGCACGGGCTCGACCAGCCGGTGCTCGAACTCGACCTCACCCTGGAGACGGGCACGCGTCACTACCGTATCGGCGCACTCGACGACGGCGACTACGCGCTACGGAGCGACCACCTGCCCCATGTCTTCCGGCTCTCGCGCTACGACCTCGGCGAGCTGCTCGAGCTGGAGGCCGATGACCTGACGGTCGTCCAGGAGGGGGCGACTCCGGCGGAGACCGAGTCAGCGGCACCCGCACAGCTGAACTGA
- a CDS encoding ABC transporter ATP-binding protein: MIEVRELSRNYGELQAVREVSFSIDRGEIVGLLGHNGAGKTTIMKMLTGFLEPSAGQIRVDGLDIAAQRRAIQRRIGYLPENCPLPPELTVIEALDYQAALRGIATAERPRMIRRAIERTALGAKAGATIATLSRGYRQRLGVAQAILHEPGILILDEPTNGLDPAQIQHMRDLVRELAREATVILSTHILQEVEAVCHRVLIMHGGRLALDRPLAGIGGAPRLMVSLDRGPDEARPALVELAGVEAVEHLGGEGGRHRYALTTADPDATAPSVAAAITARDWPLHALAPERHDLEALFGAVTQRPVEVHHG, translated from the coding sequence ATGATCGAGGTTCGCGAGCTCAGTCGCAATTACGGCGAGCTGCAAGCGGTCAGGGAGGTGTCGTTCTCCATCGACCGTGGCGAGATCGTCGGGCTGCTCGGCCACAACGGCGCGGGCAAGACCACCATCATGAAGATGCTGACCGGCTTCCTCGAACCGAGCGCGGGACAGATCCGCGTCGACGGGCTCGACATCGCCGCGCAGCGTCGCGCGATCCAGCGGCGCATCGGCTATCTCCCCGAGAACTGCCCGCTGCCGCCCGAGCTGACGGTGATCGAGGCGCTCGACTACCAGGCCGCGCTGCGCGGCATCGCCACCGCCGAGCGCCCGCGGATGATCCGCCGCGCGATCGAGCGCACCGCGCTCGGCGCCAAGGCCGGAGCGACCATCGCCACCCTCTCGCGCGGTTATCGCCAGCGCCTCGGCGTCGCCCAGGCGATCCTCCACGAGCCGGGCATCCTCATCCTCGACGAGCCCACCAACGGGCTCGACCCGGCGCAGATCCAGCACATGCGCGATCTGGTGCGCGAACTCGCCCGCGAGGCGACGGTGATCCTCTCGACCCACATCCTCCAGGAGGTCGAGGCGGTCTGTCATCGGGTGCTGATCATGCACGGCGGCCGCCTCGCGCTCGATCGGCCGCTGGCCGGCATCGGCGGCGCGCCGCGTCTGATGGTCAGCCTCGACCGGGGCCCCGACGAGGCGCGCCCGGCGCTCGTCGAGCTGGCCGGGGTCGAGGCGGTCGAGCACCTCGGCGGCGAGGGCGGACGCCATCGCTACGCCCTCACCACCGCCGATCCCGACGCCACCGCGCCGAGCGTCGCCGCCGCCATCACCGCGCGCGACTGGCCGCTCCACGCGCTCGCCCCCGAGCGTCACGACCTCGAGGCGCTGTTCGGCGCCGTCACCCAGCGGCCCGTGGAGGTGCATCATGGCTGA
- a CDS encoding tetratricopeptide repeat protein, with protein sequence MTHSHRLSLLLLSLLSPALCVAGITLKGRVVLVGSQDELTPAEGVMVTLEETGDSERTKAGGLFNLPLPEAFRPGERITLQITKDDWRIQYPLDGELRVPNSRERQRIDVRLLPVGSKKWWSDDRIEKLIADMAAQAREQITPDAAQPKPDFGRYIQEWATQYGFSLEQAQAEIARWATEVEQHQDDLYKLGLAAFAEKHFGRAQQLFRDSAATNVERMRQSEERIAAEQEQREHFREMAIRDYRLEGDAAYNNYAFAPAFEAYENALALTNLDQRPQQWAEVIMDVAKAHYAIGIRTRGAEVQEHLSEAVAAYRAALEVYTRAQLPQQWATTQNNLGTALQEQGTRTGREAGQRLLAEAVGRLPRSPRGLHPRAAAAAVGDHPEQPRHRAPRARHAHRRGGRAATARRGRRRLPRSPRGLHPRAAAAGLGHDPEQPRQRAPRARHAHRRGGRAATARRGRRRLPRSPTTTAAYFFVL encoded by the coding sequence ATGACCCACTCGCACCGTCTTTCACTCCTGCTTCTATCCCTGCTGAGCCCAGCGTTGTGCGTGGCCGGAATCACCTTGAAGGGTCGTGTCGTGCTGGTTGGCTCCCAGGATGAACTCACGCCCGCCGAGGGTGTCATGGTCACCCTAGAGGAAACCGGCGACAGCGAGCGCACCAAGGCCGGAGGACTCTTCAATCTCCCCTTGCCGGAGGCCTTCCGGCCGGGAGAGCGGATCACCCTCCAGATCACCAAGGACGACTGGCGAATCCAATACCCGCTCGATGGCGAGCTCCGGGTACCGAACAGCCGCGAGCGTCAACGAATCGATGTGCGACTGCTCCCGGTCGGGTCCAAGAAATGGTGGTCAGACGATCGGATCGAAAAGTTGATCGCCGACATGGCTGCACAAGCCAGGGAGCAGATCACTCCAGACGCGGCGCAACCGAAGCCTGACTTCGGGCGTTACATCCAAGAATGGGCGACGCAGTACGGCTTCAGCCTCGAGCAGGCCCAAGCCGAGATCGCCCGCTGGGCCACCGAGGTCGAGCAGCACCAGGACGATCTCTACAAACTCGGCCTGGCCGCCTTTGCCGAGAAGCACTTTGGCCGCGCGCAGCAGCTCTTTCGCGACTCGGCGGCCACCAATGTCGAGCGGATGCGCCAAAGCGAGGAGCGGATTGCCGCCGAGCAGGAACAACGCGAGCACTTCCGCGAGATGGCGATCCGCGATTATCGTCTGGAAGGAGACGCGGCCTACAACAACTATGCCTTCGCCCCGGCGTTCGAGGCGTACGAGAACGCGCTCGCCCTCACGAATCTTGACCAACGGCCACAACAATGGGCCGAGGTGATCATGGATGTCGCCAAGGCGCACTATGCGATCGGCATCCGTACCCGCGGAGCGGAGGTGCAGGAACATTTAAGCGAGGCCGTCGCCGCCTACCGCGCAGCCCTAGAGGTCTACACCCGCGCGCAGCTGCCGCAGCAGTGGGCGACCACCCAGAACAACCTCGGCACCGCGCTCCAAGAGCAAGGCACGCGCACCGGCCGGGAGGCCGGGCAGCGACTGCTCGCCGAGGCCGTCGGCCGCCTACCGCGCAGCCCTAGAGGTCTACACCCGCGCGCAGCTGCCGCAGCAGTGGGCGACCACCCAGAACAACCTCGGCACCGCGCTCCAAGAGCAAGGCACGCGCACCGGCGGGGAGGCCGGGCAGCGACTGCTCGCCGAGGCCGTCGCCGCCTACCGCGCAGCCCTAGAGGTCTACACCCGCGCGCAGCTGCCGCAGGACTGGGCCATGACCCAGAACAACCTCGGCAACGCGCTCCAAGAGCAAGGCACGCGCACCGGCGGGGAGGCCGGGCAGCGACTGCTCGCCGAGGCCGTCGCCGCCTACCGCGCAGCCCTACTACTACAGCCGCATATTTTTTTGTGTTGTGA
- a CDS encoding Gldg family protein, giving the protein MAETLRVARRELAAFFGSPVAYLFIGGFLAVCLFVFFWVDAFFARNIADVRPLFEWMPILLIFLSAALTMRLWSEERRAGTLETLLTLPVPLYRLVLGKFLAALALVAVALALTLPLPLTVALLGPLDWGPVFGAYLATLLLAAAYLAIGLFVSARTDNPIVALIGATLICALFYLIGAETLTGLFGHGGGELLRLLGTGARFDSITRGVIDLRDLAYYLSIVGVFLALTVHSLERLRWAEDEANPRHHRRWRLVTMLVVANLVAANLWLNAIGNARVDLTEGRIYSISEPTRNYLAQLQEPLLIRGYFSAETHPLLAPLVPQLRDLLREIEIAGGDRVRVEFVDPKDHPELEREAGERYGIHPVAFQSADRYQTSVVNSYFDLLVQYGDQYQTLGFQDLIEVKVRGESDLEVRLRNPEYDIARTIKKVLYGYRGGADVFAGLTTPVTLEAFVSAPERLPEPLPALREDLESVLAEFAARADGRFDYRISDPDAGDGALAERIASEYGFEPLVVSLLDPTPFYFYMIVRAGEQVIPVPLPESLDRAGLDRTITAAVKRFAPGMLRTLALYTPQQGPNRFGMPGAGGPGYSLLRERLREGFNLVDTDLGSGQVPETTDLLLVIAPESLDERQRFAIDQFLMQGGTVILAASRFDVDLGGGSIGARRIDTGLEDWLAHHGITLEPSLVLDPRNTPFPIPVQRDIGGFLVEEIQTLDYPYFPDVRDDGLDADSGITANLGWITMNWTSPITLDAEAATGRRVTRLLESSDRAWSSDSEEMQPDFDAHGALGFARGEDRGRKLLAVALEGRFDSPFAGRPSPLLEGSDDDTATDEAETEDAAPVISGVVDSSPASARLILIGSSSFLTDTAIGLATDATQTHYLKPVELIQNAVEWSLEDRGLLALRGRGQFSRTLAPLDQQARVFWEAINYLAALAGLALVYWLHRMARRRRARAAAAILASGGEAR; this is encoded by the coding sequence ATGGCTGAGACCCTGCGCGTGGCCCGCCGCGAGCTGGCGGCCTTCTTCGGCTCGCCGGTGGCCTATCTCTTCATCGGCGGCTTCCTCGCCGTCTGTCTGTTCGTCTTCTTCTGGGTCGATGCCTTCTTCGCCCGCAACATCGCCGACGTGCGACCGCTGTTCGAGTGGATGCCGATCCTGCTGATCTTCCTCAGCGCCGCGCTGACCATGCGGCTGTGGAGCGAGGAGCGCCGCGCCGGCACGCTCGAAACCCTGCTCACCCTGCCGGTGCCGCTCTACCGGCTGGTGCTCGGCAAGTTCCTCGCCGCGCTCGCGCTGGTCGCCGTGGCCCTGGCGCTGACCCTGCCGCTGCCGCTCACCGTCGCGCTGCTCGGCCCGCTCGACTGGGGCCCGGTGTTCGGCGCCTATCTCGCCACCCTGCTGCTGGCGGCGGCTTATCTCGCGATCGGGCTGTTCGTCTCGGCGCGCACCGACAACCCGATCGTCGCGCTGATCGGCGCGACCCTGATCTGCGCCCTCTTCTACCTGATCGGCGCCGAGACCCTGACCGGGCTGTTCGGCCACGGCGGCGGCGAGCTGCTGCGCCTGCTCGGCACCGGGGCGCGCTTCGACTCCATCACCCGCGGGGTGATCGACCTGCGCGATCTCGCCTACTACCTGAGCATCGTCGGCGTCTTCCTCGCCCTCACCGTCCACAGCCTGGAGCGGCTGCGCTGGGCCGAGGACGAGGCCAACCCGCGTCATCACCGGCGCTGGCGGCTGGTCACTATGCTGGTGGTGGCCAACCTGGTGGCCGCCAACCTGTGGCTCAACGCCATCGGCAACGCCCGCGTCGACCTCACCGAGGGGCGGATCTACTCGATCTCCGAGCCCACCCGCAACTATCTCGCCCAGCTCCAGGAGCCGTTGCTGATCCGCGGCTACTTCAGCGCCGAGACCCATCCGCTGCTCGCCCCGCTGGTGCCGCAACTGCGCGACCTGCTGCGCGAGATCGAGATCGCCGGCGGCGATCGGGTGCGGGTCGAGTTCGTCGACCCCAAGGACCACCCCGAACTCGAACGCGAGGCCGGCGAGCGCTACGGCATCCACCCGGTCGCCTTCCAGAGCGCCGATCGCTACCAGACCTCGGTGGTCAACTCCTACTTCGACCTGCTGGTGCAGTACGGCGATCAGTACCAGACGCTCGGCTTCCAGGACCTGATCGAGGTGAAGGTGCGCGGCGAGTCCGACCTGGAGGTGCGGCTGCGCAACCCCGAGTACGACATCGCCCGCACCATCAAGAAGGTGCTCTACGGCTATCGCGGCGGCGCCGACGTGTTCGCCGGGCTGACCACGCCGGTGACGCTCGAGGCCTTCGTCTCCGCCCCCGAGCGCCTGCCCGAGCCGTTGCCGGCGCTGCGCGAGGATCTGGAATCGGTGCTCGCCGAGTTCGCCGCGCGCGCCGACGGGCGCTTCGACTACCGCATCAGCGACCCGGACGCCGGCGACGGCGCCCTGGCCGAGCGCATCGCCAGCGAGTACGGCTTCGAGCCGCTGGTGGTCAGCCTGCTCGACCCGACGCCCTTCTACTTCTACATGATCGTGCGCGCCGGCGAGCAGGTGATCCCGGTGCCGCTGCCCGAGTCGCTCGACCGCGCCGGGCTCGACCGCACCATCACCGCCGCGGTCAAGCGCTTCGCCCCGGGGATGCTGCGCACCCTGGCGCTCTACACCCCGCAGCAAGGCCCCAACCGCTTCGGCATGCCCGGTGCCGGCGGTCCCGGCTACAGCCTGCTGCGCGAGCGGTTGCGCGAGGGCTTCAACCTCGTCGACACCGATCTCGGCAGCGGCCAGGTCCCCGAGACCACCGACCTGCTGCTGGTGATCGCCCCCGAGTCGCTCGATGAGCGCCAGCGTTTCGCCATCGACCAGTTCCTGATGCAGGGCGGCACCGTGATCCTCGCCGCCTCGCGCTTCGACGTCGATCTCGGCGGCGGCTCGATCGGCGCCCGGCGCATCGACACCGGGCTGGAGGACTGGCTCGCCCATCACGGCATCACCCTGGAGCCGAGCCTGGTGCTCGACCCGCGCAACACCCCCTTCCCGATCCCGGTGCAGCGCGACATCGGCGGCTTCCTGGTCGAGGAGATCCAGACCCTCGACTATCCCTACTTCCCCGACGTGCGCGACGACGGGCTCGATGCCGACTCCGGCATCACCGCCAATCTCGGCTGGATCACCATGAACTGGACCTCGCCGATCACCCTCGATGCCGAGGCCGCGACCGGGCGGCGGGTGACGCGCCTGCTGGAGAGTTCGGATCGGGCCTGGAGCAGCGACTCAGAGGAGATGCAGCCGGACTTCGACGCCCACGGCGCGCTCGGCTTCGCCCGCGGCGAGGACCGCGGCCGCAAGCTCCTCGCCGTCGCCCTCGAGGGTCGCTTCGACTCGCCCTTCGCCGGTCGGCCCTCGCCGCTGCTCGAAGGCAGCGACGACGACACGGCGACCGACGAGGCCGAGACCGAGGACGCCGCGCCGGTGATCTCGGGCGTGGTCGACAGCTCGCCGGCCTCGGCGCGGCTGATCCTGATCGGCTCGTCGAGCTTCCTCACCGACACCGCCATCGGGCTCGCCACCGACGCCACCCAGACCCACTATCTCAAGCCGGTCGAACTGATCCAGAACGCCGTCGAGTGGTCGCTGGAGGACCGGGGGCTACTCGCGCTGCGCGGTCGCGGCCAGTTCAGCCGCACCCTGGCGCCGCTCGACCAGCAGGCACGGGTGTTCTGGGAGGCCATCAACTATCTCGCCGCCCTCGCCGGGCTGGCACTGGTCTATTGGCTGCATCGGATGGCCCGGCGGCGGCGCGCCCGCGCCGCGGCGGCCATCCTCGCCAGCGGAGGTGAAGCACGATGA
- the prpF gene encoding 2-methylaconitate cis-trans isomerase PrpF — protein MSDPTRPRHAQRRVPAVWMRGGTSKGVFFHAADLPTDPAERDALLLRALGSPDPYGQQIDGLGGATSSTSKVVLIAPSERPDCDVDYRFGHVSITDPVIDYSGNCGNLTAAVGPFAIEEGLVRAQEGVTEVRIWQANIGKRIIARVPVRDGEPVVDGDFRLDGVPWPGAAVELSFLDPGGSAEAPLLPTGRACEQIEVPGVGVLAVSLINAGNPTIFVRAADLGLDGREQRATIDGDPALLDRLERIRAHCAVRMGLGETPEAVSRARPATPKLAWVAPAADYRDSTGASVPATRCDLLARILSMGRLHHAFTGTGAVALAVAAALPGTLVNALTPWAGEHGVRHVRIGHPAGVLEVGAEVVPADAGWTARRAIMRRSARRLMEGRVLVPW, from the coding sequence ATGTCCGATCCCACCCGCCCCCGTCACGCCCAGCGGCGTGTTCCCGCCGTGTGGATGCGCGGCGGTACCAGCAAGGGGGTGTTCTTCCACGCCGCCGACCTGCCCACCGATCCTGCCGAGCGCGATGCTTTGCTGCTGCGCGCGCTCGGTAGCCCCGATCCCTACGGCCAGCAGATCGACGGGCTCGGCGGTGCCACCTCGAGCACCAGCAAGGTCGTGCTGATCGCCCCTTCCGAGCGCCCGGACTGCGATGTCGACTATCGCTTCGGCCATGTCTCGATCACCGACCCGGTGATCGACTACAGCGGCAACTGCGGCAACCTCACCGCCGCCGTCGGTCCCTTTGCGATCGAGGAGGGGCTGGTCCGCGCCCAGGAGGGGGTGACCGAGGTGCGTATCTGGCAGGCGAATATCGGCAAGCGGATCATCGCCCGGGTGCCGGTACGCGACGGCGAGCCCGTGGTCGACGGCGACTTCCGGCTCGACGGCGTGCCCTGGCCGGGCGCGGCGGTGGAGCTGAGCTTTCTCGACCCCGGTGGCTCGGCCGAGGCGCCGCTGCTACCCACCGGTCGGGCGTGCGAGCAGATCGAGGTCCCCGGGGTCGGCGTCCTCGCGGTCAGTCTGATCAACGCCGGAAACCCCACGATATTCGTGCGCGCGGCCGATCTCGGGCTCGACGGGCGCGAGCAGCGCGCGACGATCGACGGCGACCCCGCGCTGCTCGACCGGCTCGAACGCATCCGCGCCCACTGCGCGGTGCGCATGGGGTTGGGCGAGACGCCCGAGGCGGTGAGCCGCGCGCGACCGGCCACCCCCAAGCTCGCCTGGGTCGCGCCCGCCGCCGATTATCGCGACTCGACCGGCGCCAGCGTTCCGGCCACGCGTTGCGACCTGCTCGCCCGTATCCTCTCGATGGGGCGGCTGCACCACGCCTTCACCGGCACCGGCGCGGTGGCGCTGGCGGTCGCCGCCGCCCTCCCCGGCACCCTGGTCAACGCCCTCACCCCCTGGGCCGGCGAGCACGGCGTGCGCCATGTGCGTATCGGTCACCCCGCCGGGGTGCTGGAGGTCGGTGCCGAGGTGGTGCCCGCGGACGCGGGTTGGACGGCGCGCCGCGCGATCATGCGACGCAGCGCGCGGCGGTTGATGGAGGGCCGGGTGTTGGTGCCCTGGTGA